The window TACCGGGAAAAGCCCGTTTTTCGCCACGGGTGAAGGTCTGGCTGCGACTCCTTCGAAGCGCGTTCACAACTCCACGAATGCCGTCGATAACGCGACGAACGCCCCGGGCCGGAGCTATGGTGTGGACGCAAAGCAGATGAGTTACAGCGCTACCAACGCGTTTGTGACGACCGATGACGTCGAAACGCCAGGCTTCCGTGTGTGCGCCCGCCGCCTGACGATTGTTCCGGGAAAGTATTTTGTGGCCCGCGACGCCGTGCTCTATTTCGGGAGCGTTCCGGTGTTCTACTTTCCCTACTACCGGCGGAATTTTGACCGGCGCCAGAGCAGTTTTGATTTCACCCCCGGTTATCGCAGCGCCTACGGGCCGTATTTGCTGGGCGCGTACAACTGGTATTGGAATGAAAAACTCTACGGCTCGTTGCACGCGGATTACCGGTCGAAACGCGGATTTGGAGGAGGACCGGACGCGTTTTATGATGCCGGCGAACTTGGCAGTGGAACGGTGAGGTACTACCTGTTGCACGATCACCTGCCGGGTTTCATGGTGCTCACCAACGGTTATTTCGTGTCTTCGACCAACGGCCTGCCGATCGATCGGGAGCGTTACCGGCTGGATTTCGCCCATCAGGTGACCATCCGCACGAACCTGACGGCGGCTGTCGTCCTGCGGCAGGAGAGCGACCCATTCGTGGCGCGGGACTTCTTTGAAACGGAATACCGTGACAACACTCAGCCCGCTTCTTTCGCCGAGATCCATCAGCATTGGTCCAACTTCAGTCTGGACGTGTTCGCTCAGCCGCGCGTAAACGATTTTTTTGAGACGATTGAGCGACTGCCTGATGTGAAGTTTACGGGCGAACGGCAACAGCTGGGCGTTTCTCCCTTCTACTACGAAAGTGAGAGTTCCGTCGGCTGGTTCCGCCACACATACGCCAACGATTGGACAAACAATTTTTCCGCGACCCGCGCGGACACATTCCATCAACTGCTCCTGCCACAGACGTTCTTCGGCTGGTTGAATCTGACTCCACGAGTAGGGGGACGATTCACCGATTATGGCGAGGTGGATGGATTCGGGCAGACGAATCGAGAACAGCAACGCTGGGTCTTCAACACAGGCGCTGAGGTGTCATTGAAAGCCTCCCGGCTGTGGCAAGGGGCACAAAACGGGCTCTTCGACGTCGATGGTCTCCGTCACATCATCCAGCCGTCGCTGAACTATGTTTATGTGCCAACGCCGAACAAAGCGCCGCCTCAGCTGCCGCAATTCGACAGCGAATTGCAAACATTGCGCCTGTTGCCGGTGGATTTTCCGGACTATAACTCGATTGACTCCGTTGACAGTGAAAACGTGCTCCGAATCGGGTTGCTGAATAAACTGCAAACCAAACGGCACGACGGCGTCGAGAATCTCATCAACTGGTCGTTGTTCACCGATTGGCGCATCAAACCACGCCCGGACCAGAACACATTCGCCGATCTCTACTCCGACCTCGACTTCAAACCCCGCTCGTGGATCACCTTCAATTCGGAAACCCGTTTCGACCTTAATGACCGCCAGTGGCGGGAGGCAAACCACACATTGACCCTGTCCCCCAACAGCGTATGGAGCTGGTCGGTCGGTCATCGGTATTTGCGCAGCGACCCGCTCCTGGGGCCGGATTCGGGCAATAACACGTTCTTGAGCAGCTTCTATTATCGATTCAATGAGAACTGGGCCGGGCACGTGTTGCACCGTTTCGAGGCGCGAGACGGTACGCTGGAGGAACAATACTACACACTTTATCGCGACTTCAGAAGCTGGACCGCGGCTTTGACCTTTCGCGTTCGCGAAAACCGTATCGGCCCAACTGACTACGGTGTTGCGGCGACCTTTTCTTTGAAGGCCATCCCCCGTTTCAAACTTGGCGACGATCAGAACAAGCCGACGATGTTGCTCGGGGATTGAGTGAAGAACGCTTTTGACCGCACCGCCGTTCGCCGCCACGTGCCGATGGGTGGAGTGCAGATCCGGTAACGAGCCGGGCAATCTTCATTCCAGCCCACGTTTAGCAACGTGCCGCAGCGGCGGGGATCGAAGGAAGCTTGTGATTTTTCGTGAGGGTGATGGAGCGCGCGTTGTCAAACGTGTGAAGATTGAGCGGAAGAGCGGGGATGCCAGTCGAAGCACCGGATTGCCTGCGGCACATGAAAACAGTTCGGCATTGCTTCCGTCTCTCTGGCGGACTATACGCTGAGGGAACACGCAGACACAGTATGGAGCCCACACCCCAACGCCAGGCCAGAATCGACGAGACGAGGACGGCAAAGTGTGGGTCCCGCTGGCGCTCGCGCTGTCTTGCCGCAGGATTTATCGCGTTCTGTTATGGTGTGAGCCTGGCGGCACCGACGCGGACGGAGTTACAGTTCGATGTGTTCATCGGCTACGGCGGGCAGCCGACGGGCATGGACGGCGTCGCGCGTGAAGCGAACTGGTTTCCCGTGGCCGTCGAAGTGCAGAACGACGGCCCGCCGTTAAACGCGATGTTTGAATTGTCTTCGGGACAGATGGGTGGTGGCCAAACGCGGCGCGTGGCGGTGGAATTGCCGACCAACACAAGGAAACGGTTCGTCATTCCCGCCTTCGCCGGTTCCACCACTTACTCGACCTGGGACGCCCGTCTGGTGAACGAGCGCGGCAAGGTGCTTGCGGAGAAGAACGGCCTCCGCCCGCGCGGTCTGGCCTGGGAAAGCATCTTGCTGGGCGCTTCATCGCGGACTTTTGGTGGTCTCCCGAAATTTCCGGAACTCAAGAACAACAACAATCGTTCTCCGATGCAGCCGCTGGTTGTACGACTGCCCATCGAGCAATATCCGGATACCCCGATCGCCCTTGAAGGACTCGACACGATCTATCTGAACTCAGAAAAAGCGCTTGAACTCAAGGTGAACCAGGCGGCGGCCCTGCTGGCCTGGCTGCATGAAGGCGGGCATCTCATTGTCGGCGTGGAGCAGCCCTCGGATGTCAACGCCACCCCCTGGTTGCGTCCATTGCTGCCGTGCGGATTGACCGGCACAGTCTCGCTCAAGTCGAACCGCGAGATAGTCCAATGGTTGAGCACCGGTGACACACAGGATGCTGACTCTTACCGGTCCTCGTCTCAGCGGGTGAATCAGCGGCCCCGGTCGGCGGTGCCATCCCGACCGGTCGGTGACGTGGCCTATCCCGCCAGTTGGCTCGTGCCTGAGGCTGATTTCGAGCAGGTCGAGTTCCCGGTGGCGACGGGGACCATGCGCGACGGCAAGACCGTGCTGGCGCTCGAGGGAACGCCATTGATTGTCTCGGCGAAGCGCGGCCGCGGTCATATCACGGTCCTCATGTTCAGCCCCGAGCGCGAACCGTTCCGGTCGTGGAAAAACCGCGAATGGTTCTGGGCGAAACTCGCCTCGGTTCCGCCGAGCTGGTTCGGCCCGGATTACTTGAATTCGTACGGAGGCTGGAGCGTTGACGGTGTCTTCGGCGCGATGATTGACAGCCGCCAGGTGCGCAAGCTGCCGGTGCAATGGCTGCTGTTATTGCTGGTGGTTTACCTGTTGGTGATCGGTCCCGTGGATCAATACTGCCTGAAACGCGCCAACAAGCAGATGCTGACCTGGGTGACTTTTCCGGTTTACGTCGCGCTCTTTTCCCTCCTGATTTATTACATCGGATACAAGCTCCGTGCCGGCGAGACGGAATGGAATGAACTCCATGTCGTCGATATTCTGCCGCACGGGGAAACGGCAGAATGGCGCGGGCGCACCTACGCCTCGGTCTATTCTCCGGTCAACGCCCGTTACAAGGTCGTTGGCGAGCAGCCGCAGGCAACGTTGCGGGGGGAGATGATGGGCTTCTCCAGCGGCGGACAAGAGGGAAGCCGCGCAGATGTGCTTCAACGCGACAAGGGATTTGACGCTGAAATTTACGTTCCAGTATGGACCAGCCAGTTGTTTGTAAGCGATTGGGTGCAGCCGGGCAATTACCCGTTCAGCGCGACGGTTGAAGCCCGGGGAAGGATCTGGCAGGTCACCGTTGAGAACCACCTCGATCGCGAGTTGAAGGAACTCCGGCTCGTTGTTCGCGAGCGCGTTTATATGCTGGGAAATCTTCCACCGAACAAAATATCCACCTTTTCTGTGGAGCAGAGCGGAATGTCGCTGGGCGA of the Candidatus Angelobacter sp. genome contains:
- the lptD gene encoding LPS assembly protein LptD, which encodes MKRLLSIPLCFLLMAPLLSEAAEEKTGDPETIDIEAVKPGEIEYNYEKGVCVITNDFVIRYKGAVLSAQSARLDETNVVAEGAVHLQYDNQVWRGEHVQYNFFTREMSTGRFRTGKSPFFATGEGLAATPSKRVHNSTNAVDNATNAPGRSYGVDAKQMSYSATNAFVTTDDVETPGFRVCARRLTIVPGKYFVARDAVLYFGSVPVFYFPYYRRNFDRRQSSFDFTPGYRSAYGPYLLGAYNWYWNEKLYGSLHADYRSKRGFGGGPDAFYDAGELGSGTVRYYLLHDHLPGFMVLTNGYFVSSTNGLPIDRERYRLDFAHQVTIRTNLTAAVVLRQESDPFVARDFFETEYRDNTQPASFAEIHQHWSNFSLDVFAQPRVNDFFETIERLPDVKFTGERQQLGVSPFYYESESSVGWFRHTYANDWTNNFSATRADTFHQLLLPQTFFGWLNLTPRVGGRFTDYGEVDGFGQTNREQQRWVFNTGAEVSLKASRLWQGAQNGLFDVDGLRHIIQPSLNYVYVPTPNKAPPQLPQFDSELQTLRLLPVDFPDYNSIDSVDSENVLRIGLLNKLQTKRHDGVENLINWSLFTDWRIKPRPDQNTFADLYSDLDFKPRSWITFNSETRFDLNDRQWREANHTLTLSPNSVWSWSVGHRYLRSDPLLGPDSGNNTFLSSFYYRFNENWAGHVLHRFEARDGTLEEQYYTLYRDFRSWTAALTFRVRENRIGPTDYGVAATFSLKAIPRFKLGDDQNKPTMLLGD